In one Bacteroidales bacterium WCE2004 genomic region, the following are encoded:
- a CDS encoding EamA domain-containing membrane protein RarD, whose amino-acid sequence MERSKFGGHLAAAGAYAIFGFNIVFNKDIANSGAVSPMVLFTLRAVGATALFWLLSLFLPKEKVAGKDLLRMVLASFLGLFVPQLSFLFAIGLSTSIDCAVLGSLTPIYTMCFAFLFLGEPITFKKAGGVAVSLAGVLLLIFNSVHAPGAVDRTQPLGVVLLLVNGMSFAAYLGAFRPLISRYSVVTFMKWMFLFSMLLSLPFSWQGLWATDYAAFTPKVGLEIGYVIFFATFVAYFLIPVGQKHLRPTLVSMYSYLQPMIAAALSIAIGMDRFTWQKAVAAVLVFGGVFLVSRSRAAKS is encoded by the coding sequence ATGGAAAGAAGTAAGTTCGGCGGGCACCTGGCCGCGGCCGGGGCCTACGCCATTTTCGGATTCAATATCGTCTTCAACAAGGACATCGCCAATTCGGGCGCGGTGTCCCCGATGGTGCTGTTCACGCTGCGCGCCGTCGGCGCCACGGCGCTGTTCTGGCTCCTGTCGCTCTTTCTCCCGAAGGAAAAGGTGGCGGGGAAGGACCTGCTGCGGATGGTGCTGGCGTCTTTCCTGGGGCTTTTTGTCCCGCAGCTGAGTTTCCTGTTCGCCATCGGGCTGTCGACTTCGATCGACTGTGCGGTGCTGGGCTCGCTGACGCCGATCTACACGATGTGTTTCGCTTTCCTGTTCCTGGGGGAGCCGATCACGTTCAAGAAGGCGGGCGGCGTGGCGGTCAGCCTGGCGGGCGTGTTGCTGCTGATCTTCAATTCCGTGCACGCGCCGGGCGCGGTGGACCGCACGCAGCCGCTGGGCGTGGTGCTGCTGCTGGTCAACGGGATGAGCTTCGCGGCTTATCTGGGCGCGTTCCGTCCGCTGATTTCGCGCTATAGCGTGGTGACGTTCATGAAGTGGATGTTCCTCTTCTCGATGTTGCTGTCGCTGCCGTTCTCCTGGCAGGGGCTGTGGGCGACGGACTATGCCGCTTTCACGCCGAAGGTGGGCCTGGAGATCGGCTATGTCATCTTCTTTGCCACGTTCGTGGCGTATTTCCTGATCCCGGTGGGGCAGAAGCATCTGCGGCCCACGCTGGTCAGCATGTATTCCTATCTCCAGCCGATGATCGCCGCGGCGCTGAGCATCGCCATCGGGATGGATCGCTTCACCTGGCAGAAGGCCGTCGCTGCCGTGCTGGTCTTCGGCGGCGTCTTCCTGGTCAGCCGCTCGCGCGCTGCCAAGAGCTGA
- a CDS encoding solute carrier family 13 (sodium-dependent dicarboxylate transporter), member 2/3/5, translated as MSNSTFSVKYCVLLPIVLIITILLWALPVSTFGIEGLTVVQQRVIALFVFAALMWICEIIPNWTTSLLVILIALLTVSNKGIGFLCDPQYGTLVPYGRIMSSMADPVVMLFLGGFVLAIMAEKYGLDVTIARALLKVFGTKPEIVLLGFLAMIAIFSMFMSNTATAAMMLALLTPVLSKLPADDKGKIGLALSIPVAANLGGIGTPIGTPPNATAKGALEQAGLDIAFPDWCLHMIPYVLIMILIAWFLLRLFFPFKTKKLVLEIPENTRKKDWKLYVVWITFVGTILLWATESLTKINSNIVAWVPLGVFTATGLFGKEEIKEINWNVLWLVAGGFCLGYLMQDTGLAKVLIDAIPFGSMSVVLVMIVAGVVCYFLSNFISNSATAALLIPILMVIASGMADPEAANNAQFLAIGGTRAMTVFVALCASIAMLFPISTPPNAIASATGMVSTKDMTKVGIVIGVIGFVLGYFWLTKLFPFA; from the coding sequence ATGTCCAACAGCACTTTTTCTGTCAAGTATTGTGTGCTTCTGCCCATCGTGCTGATCATCACAATCCTTCTCTGGGCCCTTCCGGTCTCCACTTTCGGGATCGAAGGCCTTACCGTTGTCCAACAGCGGGTTATCGCACTGTTCGTCTTCGCCGCCCTGATGTGGATCTGCGAGATCATCCCGAACTGGACCACCTCCCTGCTGGTGATCCTCATCGCCCTGTTGACCGTTTCCAACAAGGGCATCGGGTTCCTGTGTGATCCGCAGTACGGCACGCTCGTCCCTTACGGCCGGATCATGTCCTCGATGGCAGACCCGGTGGTGATGCTCTTCCTCGGCGGCTTCGTGCTCGCCATCATGGCCGAGAAATACGGCCTGGACGTCACCATCGCCCGCGCGCTGCTCAAGGTCTTCGGCACCAAGCCGGAGATCGTCCTCCTGGGCTTCCTGGCGATGATCGCCATCTTCTCGATGTTCATGTCCAACACCGCCACCGCCGCCATGATGCTGGCCCTCCTCACCCCGGTGCTCTCCAAGCTCCCGGCCGATGACAAGGGCAAGATCGGCCTGGCGCTGTCCATTCCCGTCGCCGCCAACCTCGGCGGCATCGGCACGCCGATCGGCACCCCGCCGAACGCGACCGCCAAGGGCGCCCTGGAGCAGGCCGGCCTCGACATCGCTTTCCCGGACTGGTGCCTCCATATGATTCCCTACGTGCTGATCATGATCCTCATCGCGTGGTTCCTCCTGCGCCTCTTCTTCCCGTTCAAGACCAAGAAACTGGTCCTCGAGATTCCGGAGAACACCCGCAAGAAAGACTGGAAACTCTATGTCGTCTGGATCACCTTCGTCGGTACGATCCTCCTGTGGGCGACGGAGAGCCTCACCAAGATCAACTCCAACATCGTGGCCTGGGTCCCGCTCGGCGTCTTCACGGCCACGGGCCTTTTCGGCAAGGAAGAGATCAAGGAGATCAACTGGAACGTCCTCTGGCTCGTCGCCGGTGGCTTCTGCCTCGGCTACCTGATGCAGGACACGGGTCTGGCCAAGGTGCTCATCGACGCCATTCCGTTCGGCTCCATGTCCGTCGTGCTGGTGATGATCGTGGCCGGTGTGGTCTGCTACTTCCTGTCCAACTTCATCTCCAACTCCGCCACGGCGGCCCTGCTGATCCCGATCCTGATGGTGATCGCTTCCGGTATGGCCGATCCCGAGGCTGCCAACAACGCCCAGTTCCTGGCCATCGGCGGCACCCGCGCCATGACCGTGTTCGTGGCCCTGTGCGCCTCCATCGCCATGCTGTTCCCGATCTCCACCCCGCCGAACGCCATCGCGTCCGCCACGGGTATGGTCTCGACCAAGGATATGACCAAGGTGGGCATCGTGATCGGTGTCATCGGCTTCGTGCTCGGCTACTTCTGGCTGACCAAGCTGTTCCCGTTCGCTTAA
- a CDS encoding Excinuclease ABC subunit B, whose protein sequence is MKFQLESEYKPAGDQPEAIDQLCSALEAGVGDVTLLGVTGSGKTFTMAGVIERLQRPALILSHNKTLAAQLYGEFKSFFPHNAVEYFVSYYDYYQPEAYIPTTDTYIEKDLSINDQIEKLRLSAASALLSGRRDVIVVSSVSCLYGIGNPDDFHAQTVPVRRGETRSLTGLLYRLVDALYNRTEVEFKRGTFRVRGDTVDVYLGGSDDAVRIEFFGDEVEALSLIDPVTGAKREDIEQINIYPAGNFVTTKERSAAAVSHIQDDLVRQMEYFDSIGKGLEAKRLKQRVEYDLEMIKEMGYCPGIENYSRYFDGRKEGQRPFCLIDYFPKDFITFVDESHVTLPQVHAMFGGDHSRKSVLIDYGFRLPAAADNRPLKFEEFEALTGQKIYVSATPADYELEKSEGLVVEQVVRPTGLLDPPIEVRPTKNQVDDLVEEIRKRSEVDERTLVTTLTKRMAEELDEYLRRIGIRVRYIHSDVDTAERVEIIEDFKNGLFDVLVGVNLLREGLDIPTVSLVAILDADKEGFLRTARALTQTAGRAARNVHGLVIMYADSITPSMEQTIRETDRRRKKQIEYNELHHITPKQVEVKQNILAGELTSRPGGGKPLARGLANGTTGRVSAANSYDDPTYIPNPSDLGRGTVSVGFGHDSKRVAGEAFRDGYVTADLAAVLQDPVIRSMSRAQVEKMIEEDRRRMKKSAADLDFAQAAHYRDEMWALQEYLKVWKEEA, encoded by the coding sequence ATGAAATTTCAGCTCGAATCCGAATACAAGCCCGCCGGCGACCAGCCGGAGGCCATCGACCAGCTCTGCTCCGCACTTGAGGCAGGGGTGGGCGACGTGACGCTCCTCGGCGTCACGGGTTCGGGCAAGACCTTCACGATGGCGGGCGTGATCGAGCGCCTGCAGCGGCCGGCGCTCATCCTGAGCCACAACAAGACCCTGGCCGCCCAGCTCTACGGCGAATTCAAATCCTTCTTCCCCCACAACGCCGTCGAGTACTTCGTGTCCTACTACGACTACTACCAGCCCGAGGCCTACATCCCGACCACCGACACCTACATCGAGAAAGACCTCAGCATCAACGACCAGATCGAGAAACTGCGCCTGAGCGCCGCCAGCGCCCTGCTGAGCGGCCGGCGCGACGTGATCGTGGTGTCCTCCGTGTCCTGCCTCTACGGCATCGGCAACCCCGACGACTTCCACGCCCAGACCGTCCCGGTCCGGCGCGGCGAGACCCGCAGCCTCACGGGGCTGCTGTACCGCCTCGTGGACGCCCTCTACAACCGCACCGAGGTCGAGTTCAAGCGCGGCACCTTCCGTGTCCGCGGCGACACCGTCGACGTGTACCTGGGCGGCTCGGACGATGCCGTGCGCATCGAATTCTTCGGCGACGAAGTGGAGGCCCTGAGCCTGATCGACCCCGTGACCGGCGCCAAGCGCGAAGACATCGAACAGATCAACATCTACCCGGCCGGCAACTTCGTGACCACCAAGGAGCGCAGCGCCGCCGCCGTGTCCCACATCCAGGACGACCTCGTCCGGCAGATGGAATACTTCGACAGCATCGGCAAAGGCCTCGAAGCCAAGCGCCTCAAGCAGCGCGTCGAATACGACCTGGAGATGATCAAGGAGATGGGCTACTGCCCGGGCATCGAGAACTACTCCCGCTACTTCGACGGCCGCAAGGAAGGGCAGCGCCCCTTCTGCCTGATCGACTATTTCCCGAAGGACTTCATCACCTTCGTGGACGAGAGCCACGTCACCCTCCCGCAGGTCCACGCCATGTTCGGCGGCGACCACAGCCGCAAGTCCGTGCTCATCGACTACGGCTTCCGCCTCCCGGCGGCGGCCGACAACCGCCCCCTCAAGTTCGAGGAGTTCGAGGCCCTGACCGGCCAGAAGATCTACGTGAGCGCCACCCCGGCCGACTACGAACTCGAAAAGTCCGAAGGCCTGGTGGTGGAGCAGGTGGTCCGCCCGACCGGCCTGCTGGACCCGCCCATCGAGGTCCGGCCCACCAAGAACCAGGTGGACGACCTCGTGGAGGAGATCCGCAAGCGCTCCGAGGTGGACGAGCGCACGCTCGTGACCACCCTCACCAAGCGCATGGCCGAAGAGCTGGACGAATACCTGCGCCGCATCGGCATCCGCGTCCGCTACATCCATTCCGACGTGGACACCGCCGAGCGCGTGGAGATCATCGAAGACTTCAAGAACGGCCTCTTCGACGTGCTGGTGGGCGTCAACCTCCTGCGCGAGGGCCTGGACATCCCGACGGTCTCGCTCGTCGCCATCCTGGACGCCGACAAGGAGGGCTTCCTGCGGACCGCCCGCGCGCTCACGCAGACGGCGGGCCGCGCCGCCCGCAACGTCCACGGCCTCGTGATCATGTACGCCGATTCCATCACCCCCTCGATGGAGCAGACCATCCGCGAGACCGACCGCCGGCGCAAGAAGCAGATCGAATACAACGAGCTCCACCACATCACCCCGAAGCAGGTGGAGGTCAAGCAGAATATCCTGGCGGGCGAGCTGACGTCCCGTCCCGGCGGCGGGAAGCCGCTGGCCCGGGGCCTCGCCAACGGCACGACCGGCCGCGTCAGCGCCGCCAACTCCTACGACGATCCCACCTACATCCCGAACCCGTCCGACCTCGGACGCGGCACGGTGTCCGTGGGATTCGGCCACGACTCCAAGCGCGTGGCGGGCGAGGCCTTCCGCGACGGCTACGTCACGGCCGACCTGGCCGCCGTGCTACAGGATCCGGTGATCCGCTCGATGTCGCGCGCCCAGGTAGAAAAGATGATCGAAGAGGACCGCCGGCGGATGAAGAAATCCGCGGCCGACCTCGACTTCGCGCAGGCCGCCCACTACCGCGACGAGATGTGGGCTCTGCAGGAGTACCTCAAAGTTTGGAAAGAAGAAGCATGA
- a CDS encoding Hemolysin, contains CBS domains: MALLLLFLLGAMAISFLCSILEATLMSTPISYITMREEEGYKPAPRFKEYKQDSSRPIAAILSLNTIANTIGAAGVGRQATIIFGSEWFGLVSALMTILILVFSEIIPKTLGTTRWKSLMGFATRAIRVLIFVMYPLVLLIELLTKLITPKEVESAVSREEVSAMANVAEEEGDLEEDENTIIQNLISMDEVKAFDVMTPRVVCEIAPESMTLKAFYKNKRYRHHSRIPVYADNDEYITGYILRMEALQLMAEDKFDLTLGDIRRDVATFDEDTPLDQIWDEMLTKDEQIAIIINEYGSFQGILTLEDVIETLLGSEIVDENDTVRDMQQLARDKWKKRVVPAKDGKK, translated from the coding sequence ATGGCACTCCTGCTGCTTTTCCTGCTGGGCGCGATGGCCATCTCGTTCCTCTGTTCGATCCTGGAGGCGACGCTGATGTCCACCCCGATCTCCTACATCACGATGCGGGAGGAAGAGGGCTACAAGCCCGCACCCCGCTTCAAGGAATACAAGCAGGATTCCTCCCGGCCGATCGCCGCGATCCTGTCGCTCAACACGATAGCGAACACCATCGGCGCGGCCGGGGTGGGCCGACAGGCAACGATCATCTTCGGATCGGAATGGTTCGGGCTCGTCAGCGCCCTGATGACCATCCTGATCCTCGTGTTCTCCGAGATCATCCCCAAGACCCTCGGCACCACGCGCTGGAAGTCCCTGATGGGCTTTGCCACGCGCGCGATCCGGGTGCTGATCTTCGTGATGTACCCGCTCGTGCTGCTCATCGAACTCCTCACCAAGCTCATCACCCCGAAGGAGGTGGAGAGCGCGGTGTCCCGCGAGGAGGTGAGCGCGATGGCGAACGTCGCGGAGGAGGAGGGCGACCTGGAGGAAGACGAGAACACGATCATCCAGAACCTCATCAGCATGGACGAGGTCAAGGCGTTCGACGTGATGACCCCGCGGGTCGTCTGCGAGATCGCGCCCGAGTCCATGACGCTGAAGGCGTTCTACAAGAACAAGCGCTACCGCCACCACAGCCGGATCCCGGTCTACGCCGACAACGACGAGTACATCACGGGCTACATCCTGCGGATGGAGGCGCTCCAGCTGATGGCCGAGGACAAGTTCGACCTCACGCTCGGCGACATCCGCCGCGACGTGGCGACCTTCGACGAGGACACGCCCCTCGACCAGATCTGGGACGAGATGCTCACCAAGGACGAGCAGATTGCCATCATCATCAATGAATACGGCAGCTTCCAGGGCATCCTGACGCTGGAAGACGTCATCGAGACGCTGCTCGGCAGCGAAATCGTGGACGAGAACGACACGGTCCGCGACATGCAGCAGCTGGCCCGCGACAAGTGGAAGAAGCGGGTGGTTCCGGCCAAGGATGGAAAGAAGTAA
- a CDS encoding Lysophospholipase L1: MRRSRIVIFLFGIIAVLAIICAVMPEEGVLGLRFPQLSEVLSAAESGAGLSPEELIEQRKLSARRHEFQAFFKEDPARFYLPGDDVSFFDPLFAALDGAEQTPLRIVHYGDSQIEEDRITGTIRERLQERFGGSGPGMMPARQYATPRVGEGSTAELRRYFNYGDASYRAGIRQYGPYADFVRLDTVSTFSFYPIRRKEKGQSTFDRMTLVAGNLRSSLSVTSKGDRREVAPGQGALSFVRFDLPDSSARASLTVAGSADLYGILLDSKTGVRMDNVAMRGSSGAIFTTMDREQLRAFYKEENVRLILLQYGGNSVPYLKTDKAISGYLESVRKQIRFLRGIAPQAKVVFIGPSDMSTTVAGKRQTYPMLPGFVDSLKVSATQSGAAYWDIYGVMGGENSMVQWVKARPALAGSDYVHFTLAGSRKIGDMFCDALFLYYDYYRFRKKNDR, translated from the coding sequence ATGAGAAGATCCCGGATCGTCATATTCCTGTTCGGCATCATCGCCGTCCTGGCCATCATTTGTGCTGTCATGCCGGAAGAGGGCGTGCTCGGGCTGCGCTTCCCGCAGCTGAGCGAGGTCCTTTCCGCCGCCGAGAGCGGCGCCGGCCTCTCGCCCGAGGAGCTGATCGAGCAGCGGAAGCTGTCCGCCCGGCGCCACGAGTTCCAGGCCTTCTTCAAGGAAGACCCGGCCCGCTTCTACCTGCCGGGCGACGACGTCAGCTTCTTCGACCCGCTGTTCGCCGCGCTCGACGGCGCGGAGCAGACGCCGCTGCGCATCGTCCACTACGGCGATTCGCAGATTGAGGAAGACCGCATCACGGGCACGATCCGTGAGCGGCTCCAGGAGCGCTTCGGCGGCAGCGGCCCCGGCATGATGCCGGCCCGCCAGTACGCCACGCCGCGCGTGGGCGAGGGCAGCACCGCCGAGCTGCGCCGCTACTTCAACTACGGCGACGCGTCGTACCGGGCGGGCATCCGCCAGTACGGCCCCTACGCCGACTTCGTCCGGCTGGACACCGTGTCCACCTTCTCCTTCTACCCGATCCGGCGCAAGGAGAAGGGCCAGAGCACCTTCGACCGGATGACGCTCGTGGCCGGCAACCTCCGCAGCTCCCTCTCCGTGACGAGCAAGGGCGACCGGCGCGAGGTGGCCCCCGGTCAAGGCGCGCTCTCCTTCGTGCGCTTCGATCTTCCGGACAGCTCCGCGCGCGCCTCGCTGACCGTGGCCGGCAGCGCCGACCTCTACGGCATCCTGCTGGACAGCAAGACCGGCGTGCGGATGGACAACGTGGCGATGCGCGGCTCGTCCGGCGCCATCTTCACCACGATGGACCGTGAGCAGCTGCGCGCCTTCTACAAGGAGGAGAACGTCCGCCTGATCCTCCTGCAGTACGGCGGCAACAGCGTGCCGTACCTCAAGACGGACAAGGCCATCTCCGGCTACCTCGAGTCGGTCCGCAAGCAGATCCGCTTCCTGCGCGGCATCGCGCCGCAGGCGAAGGTCGTCTTCATCGGCCCGTCCGACATGTCCACCACGGTGGCCGGCAAGCGGCAGACCTACCCCATGCTGCCGGGCTTCGTGGACTCGCTCAAGGTCTCCGCGACGCAGAGCGGCGCAGCCTACTGGGACATCTACGGCGTGATGGGCGGCGAGAACTCGATGGTGCAGTGGGTCAAGGCCCGCCCGGCGCTGGCCGGCTCGGACTACGTCCACTTCACGCTCGCCGGCTCGCGCAAGATCGGCGACATGTTCTGCGACGCGCTCTTCCTGTATTACGACTACTACCGTTTCCGGAAGAAGAATGACCGCTAG
- a CDS encoding GTP pyrophosphokinase, whose protein sequence is MDNLIEKARAVALEALKDETRYDGTPFIGHPDQVARIVEDEIGLPDVCVAAVYLHEATRIHKDVDISAFPQDVRTLVDGLNKISTIKPKDTRLEAENYKKLIVQYSTDPRVTVLKIADRLEVMRSLQLFPKASRDQKLLETLMLYMPLAHQLGLYNINNELGNIYFRYADPESYRAITNKLKATEKDREQITAEFIEPLKKKLSDAGIVYKLKIRTKSAYSIYRKMQVQKVPFEGIYDVFAIRFIIDCDEDPKVEKDLCWKVFSYVTEEYESDTRRLRDWLTTPRPNGYESLHITVKNKKGQALEVQIRTRRMDIEAESGNAAHWAYKGIRHEASIDRWLQTVRDALEHPFEAAPEDLPSPPSREIFVFTPTGELRILPAGASVLDFAFHIHSGLGCHCTGGRVNGKAVPIREKLKTGDVVEILTRKDQRPNRDWLNWVISSKARTKIKQELDAEERKAASDGRELLERRLRNWKLEFPDEWMMEFLKARKYPSVLPFMAAIAREEVDVNEIKAFILQKQEARQERPAQPAVEVEEAAKPKGYAGTTSDDILVINAKNVKGLEYKMSKCCNPVFGDDVFGFVTRTEGIKIHRMSCPNAAMLMERYPYRIQKVVWQDNPSQGDFQCTLAVTADLDHPVLSAIMDIIGQFRVSMRAFNVKENLRAGTYEITIRLLVPSSAELDKVLSQVGALKQVVKIHRI, encoded by the coding sequence ATGGACAATTTGATCGAAAAAGCCCGCGCGGTGGCGCTGGAGGCGCTGAAGGACGAGACCCGCTATGACGGGACCCCGTTCATCGGACACCCGGACCAGGTGGCCAGGATCGTCGAAGACGAGATTGGCCTCCCGGACGTGTGCGTGGCCGCCGTCTATCTGCACGAAGCCACGCGTATCCATAAGGACGTGGACATCAGCGCGTTTCCGCAGGACGTGCGGACGCTGGTGGACGGCCTCAACAAGATCTCGACCATCAAGCCCAAGGACACCCGTCTGGAGGCGGAGAACTACAAGAAGCTCATCGTCCAGTACTCCACCGACCCGCGCGTGACCGTGCTCAAGATCGCGGACCGGCTGGAGGTGATGCGCAGCCTGCAGCTCTTCCCCAAGGCCTCCCGCGACCAGAAACTCCTCGAGACCCTGATGCTCTACATGCCGCTGGCGCACCAGCTCGGCCTGTACAACATCAACAACGAGCTGGGCAACATCTATTTCCGCTATGCGGACCCCGAGTCCTACCGCGCCATCACCAACAAGCTGAAGGCCACGGAGAAGGACCGCGAGCAGATCACGGCTGAGTTCATCGAGCCGCTGAAGAAGAAGCTCTCCGACGCCGGGATCGTCTACAAGCTGAAGATCCGCACCAAGAGCGCCTACTCCATCTACCGCAAGATGCAGGTGCAGAAGGTTCCCTTCGAGGGCATCTACGACGTGTTCGCCATCCGCTTCATCATCGACTGCGACGAAGATCCCAAGGTGGAGAAGGACCTCTGCTGGAAGGTGTTCTCCTACGTGACCGAAGAATACGAATCCGACACCAGGCGCCTGCGCGACTGGCTCACCACGCCGCGTCCCAACGGCTACGAGTCGCTCCATATCACCGTCAAGAACAAGAAGGGCCAGGCCCTCGAGGTCCAGATCCGCACGCGGCGGATGGACATCGAGGCCGAGAGCGGCAACGCCGCGCACTGGGCCTACAAGGGCATCCGCCACGAGGCGTCCATCGACCGCTGGCTGCAGACGGTGCGCGACGCGCTGGAGCATCCTTTCGAGGCTGCGCCGGAGGACCTGCCGTCCCCGCCGTCGCGCGAGATCTTCGTCTTCACGCCGACGGGCGAGCTGCGCATCCTCCCGGCCGGCGCCTCCGTGCTGGACTTCGCCTTCCATATCCACTCCGGCCTGGGGTGCCACTGCACTGGCGGCCGCGTCAACGGCAAGGCCGTCCCCATCCGCGAGAAGCTCAAGACGGGCGACGTGGTGGAGATCCTGACCCGCAAGGACCAGCGTCCCAACCGCGACTGGCTGAACTGGGTCATCTCGTCCAAGGCCCGCACCAAGATCAAGCAGGAGCTGGACGCCGAGGAGCGCAAGGCCGCCTCGGATGGCCGCGAGCTCCTGGAGCGGCGTCTGCGCAACTGGAAACTCGAGTTCCCGGACGAATGGATGATGGAGTTCCTCAAGGCCCGCAAGTATCCTTCCGTCCTCCCGTTCATGGCGGCCATCGCCCGCGAGGAGGTGGACGTCAACGAGATCAAGGCCTTCATCCTGCAGAAGCAGGAGGCCCGGCAGGAGCGTCCCGCCCAGCCGGCCGTCGAGGTGGAGGAGGCCGCGAAGCCCAAGGGCTACGCCGGCACCACCTCCGACGACATCCTCGTCATCAACGCCAAGAACGTCAAAGGCCTGGAATACAAGATGTCCAAGTGCTGCAACCCCGTGTTCGGCGACGACGTGTTCGGCTTCGTGACGCGCACCGAGGGCATCAAGATCCACCGCATGTCGTGCCCCAACGCCGCCATGCTGATGGAGCGCTATCCCTACCGCATCCAGAAGGTCGTCTGGCAGGACAATCCCAGCCAGGGCGACTTCCAGTGCACCCTGGCCGTCACAGCCGACCTGGACCATCCGGTGCTCAGCGCCATCATGGACATCATCGGCCAGTTCCGCGTGTCGATGCGCGCCTTCAACGTCAAGGAGAATCTCCGCGCCGGCACGTATGAAATCACCATCCGCCTGCTGGTGCCGTCCAGCGCCGAGCTGGACAAGGTCCTCTCGCAGGTCGGCGCGCTCAAGCAGGTCGTCAAAATCCACAGAATCTAA